Proteins co-encoded in one Bremerella sp. TYQ1 genomic window:
- a CDS encoding flagellar basal body P-ring protein FlgI, with protein MNKTIRQLACLTTFAILATLASWAEAQVSRTQYSSIDSQRFQINRPLSDFVRVKGQEGNYLQGVGLVVGLKGTGDTDLTPTHRALSLMLKHMGNNAGSGPEGEYLAEELKNIKNMALVLVRANIPAEGAEEGDFIDCEVSSLGAKSLKGGTLAISTLQGPNPHDKTVWALASGPVEIANPEIPTRGYAKKGCRIEQTIRNPFVTADGKIFLVINEGHKDWRMAQEIVFGVNNLEQNISRGTSGQIARALDQKTIEVTIPPQYKEEPVFFVSILMETPIVDSLLNNKVVINKQQGLIVIGSDVEIGPVVINHNGIKVETANPEASKFVTVDTQKQYATRLKDLEDALTTLKVPATDIIDIVEALHHQGKVYGELIYVN; from the coding sequence ATGAATAAAACGATTCGACAACTTGCCTGCCTGACAACGTTCGCCATCTTGGCAACGCTTGCCTCCTGGGCTGAAGCTCAAGTCTCGCGAACGCAATACAGTTCGATCGATTCGCAACGTTTCCAGATCAATCGCCCGCTCTCCGACTTCGTCCGCGTGAAAGGCCAGGAAGGCAACTATCTGCAAGGGGTTGGTCTGGTCGTTGGCTTGAAAGGGACCGGCGACACCGATTTGACACCGACCCATCGAGCCCTGTCTTTGATGCTGAAGCACATGGGCAACAACGCCGGCAGCGGTCCTGAAGGGGAATACCTGGCCGAAGAGCTGAAGAACATTAAGAACATGGCCCTCGTGCTCGTTCGAGCCAACATTCCGGCCGAGGGTGCCGAAGAAGGTGATTTCATTGACTGCGAAGTCAGCTCGCTCGGAGCCAAGAGCTTAAAGGGCGGCACGCTGGCCATTTCAACCCTGCAAGGTCCTAACCCTCACGACAAGACGGTGTGGGCTTTGGCAAGCGGTCCTGTCGAGATCGCCAACCCCGAGATCCCTACGCGTGGCTATGCCAAGAAGGGCTGCCGTATCGAACAGACGATCCGCAATCCGTTTGTTACCGCAGACGGAAAGATTTTCCTGGTCATCAACGAAGGCCATAAAGATTGGCGAATGGCTCAGGAAATCGTCTTCGGTGTCAATAACCTGGAGCAAAACATCAGCCGTGGCACCAGTGGCCAGATCGCTCGGGCACTCGATCAAAAGACCATCGAAGTCACCATTCCACCGCAATACAAAGAAGAGCCTGTCTTCTTCGTCTCTATCCTGATGGAGACGCCGATTGTCGACAGCCTGCTGAACAACAAAGTCGTAATCAACAAGCAGCAAGGGCTGATTGTAATTGGCAGCGACGTCGAGATTGGCCCGGTAGTGATCAATCATAACGGCATCAAAGTCGAGACAGCCAATCCTGAAGCATCCAAGTTTGTAACCGTTGACACGCAAAAGCAGTACGCGACCCGATTGAAGGACCTGGAAGATGCACTGACTACGCTGAAAGTGCCAGCCACCGACATTATCGACATTGTTGAAGCACTGCATCACCAAGGCAAAGTTTACGGCGAACTGATCTACGTCAACTAA
- the flgK gene encoding flagellar hook-associated protein FlgK, whose amino-acid sequence MSLFSSLQQANNALNAAQVGLQVTGNNIANVNTPDYLRQRVIYTPAPTQAVGNLRLGLGVQVEAIVQQVDHFLEERLRGSRSDLAKGEAEENTFTQLDALIGELSDTDLSTSLNNFFGSINDILNQPEDLGVRNLTILRGETLAADIKRLYERVQQVQIDTNDRIRDAAGDINGLLTDIADLNEKITEMEGGVTKSDAVGLRDQRQRKLTELSELIGIRAVEQENGAVSVFAGGEYLVTDGIARQVYADEVPSDGINFVEIKIADFESPIQSDTGKLAGLVNSRDHILGDFLTQLDDFAKSFAFEFNKVFSSGQGLTGYESVEAEHFVSADQLTDALDQVGLPFTPENGSFQVKMLNRQTGVSETHDIFIELNGTNEDTSLEDLRASLDAIDGLSATITLEGQLQIEADEPNVEFAFADDTSGVLAALGVGTFFTGSSALDMGVNEMVSKDPSKFAASKSGIGKDTENALALASFSDRALDSFGGTSVATFYKDLVGGVAQTSAVTKGITEGFRVFKDTLEGQKLGVSGVNLDEEAVRMITYQRQFQASSRMIATLDELLEILVNL is encoded by the coding sequence ATGTCTCTCTTTAGCTCTCTACAACAAGCGAACAATGCCCTGAATGCGGCCCAAGTTGGGTTGCAAGTCACCGGCAATAATATCGCGAACGTCAACACGCCCGATTACCTTCGGCAGCGTGTGATTTATACGCCTGCGCCGACTCAGGCCGTGGGCAACTTGCGTCTAGGGCTTGGCGTTCAAGTCGAGGCGATCGTTCAACAGGTCGACCACTTCCTGGAAGAACGCCTCCGTGGTTCGCGTAGCGATCTGGCCAAAGGTGAAGCCGAAGAAAACACGTTCACGCAGCTTGACGCACTGATTGGCGAACTTAGCGACACCGACCTCAGTACGTCGCTCAACAACTTCTTCGGGTCTATCAACGACATTCTAAATCAACCGGAAGACCTGGGCGTTCGTAATCTGACGATCCTGCGTGGCGAAACACTCGCTGCGGATATCAAGCGTCTCTACGAGCGTGTGCAACAAGTTCAAATCGACACAAACGACCGGATCCGCGATGCCGCAGGTGACATAAATGGCTTGCTAACGGACATCGCCGATTTGAATGAGAAGATCACCGAGATGGAAGGGGGCGTAACCAAAAGCGACGCCGTAGGCCTTCGCGATCAACGCCAGCGGAAATTAACAGAGCTTTCCGAGCTGATCGGTATTCGTGCCGTCGAACAGGAAAATGGTGCCGTCTCGGTCTTCGCTGGGGGCGAGTACCTGGTAACGGATGGCATTGCCCGACAAGTTTACGCCGACGAAGTTCCCAGCGATGGCATCAACTTCGTGGAAATCAAGATCGCCGATTTTGAGTCTCCTATTCAATCAGACACTGGCAAACTAGCTGGTCTCGTTAACTCGCGGGATCATATCCTTGGCGACTTTCTAACGCAGCTGGACGATTTCGCAAAGTCGTTCGCGTTTGAATTCAACAAGGTTTTTAGCAGCGGGCAGGGTCTAACCGGTTATGAATCGGTTGAAGCGGAACACTTTGTCAGTGCGGATCAACTGACAGATGCCCTTGACCAAGTTGGACTGCCGTTCACTCCTGAAAATGGATCGTTCCAAGTAAAGATGTTAAATCGACAGACGGGCGTATCGGAAACGCACGACATCTTTATCGAACTGAACGGTACCAACGAAGACACGTCGCTTGAAGACTTGAGAGCTTCGCTCGATGCAATCGATGGACTATCGGCGACGATCACCCTGGAAGGTCAACTTCAGATCGAAGCCGATGAACCGAACGTCGAATTTGCGTTCGCCGATGATACCAGCGGCGTATTGGCAGCACTTGGGGTAGGCACATTCTTCACAGGTTCGTCGGCGCTTGATATGGGCGTGAACGAGATGGTGAGCAAAGATCCTTCCAAATTCGCCGCTAGTAAATCAGGGATTGGCAAGGACACCGAAAACGCGTTGGCTTTGGCCTCGTTCTCGGACCGAGCTCTCGATTCTTTCGGCGGGACTTCGGTCGCGACGTTTTATAAAGATCTCGTGGGTGGAGTCGCGCAAACTTCCGCGGTCACCAAGGGAATCACCGAAGGCTTTCGCGTGTTTAAAGACACGTTAGAAGGCCAAAAACTAGGCGTCAGTGGCGTGAACCTCGATGAGGAGGCAGTACGCATGATTACCTATCAAAGACAATTTCAAGCCTCGTCACGAATGATTGCCACACTCGACGAGCTATTAGAAATTTTGGTCAACCTGTAA
- a CDS encoding rod-binding protein produces MNVSSLTSTSAAAAPEGQLREKFDQFVGESMFGQMLKSMRQSLGKPAYLHGGRAEEVFQSQLDQLLVEKISDASAEQIAEPMYELFTANMGNRHNASELSTFVSEEDAQAAIGQLDDAVQRNQVQDNHADSAAVSQLDVSF; encoded by the coding sequence ATGAACGTTAGCTCCTTAACATCGACTTCCGCCGCTGCTGCTCCAGAAGGACAGTTGCGTGAGAAGTTCGACCAGTTCGTCGGCGAATCGATGTTCGGTCAGATGCTCAAGAGCATGCGACAGTCGCTCGGCAAGCCAGCCTACCTTCATGGTGGCCGAGCCGAAGAAGTTTTCCAGTCGCAGTTAGATCAGTTGCTCGTCGAGAAGATCTCGGATGCCAGTGCCGAGCAGATCGCGGAACCGATGTACGAACTGTTTACTGCCAACATGGGCAATCGCCACAACGCTTCGGAACTTTCCACATTCGTCAGCGAAGAAGATGCCCAAGCGGCAATCGGCCAGCTAGACGACGCCGTCCAACGAAATCAGGTTCAAGACAACCACGCCGATTCGGCTGCCGTTTCGCAGCTGGATGTTTCGTTCTAA
- the fliW gene encoding flagellar assembly protein FliW: MEVQTTRFGKLDIRQDEIITFAGGLIGFDTHTKWAILADESNESVGWLQSMEDPGLAFAVVSPRRYIPSYKVRISPEQANSLKIDAGMETFVLVIVSRESSLVTVNLRAPLLINLSLQVGRQVITTDEQPLRHVIATETIPLRRSA, translated from the coding sequence ATGGAAGTTCAAACTACCCGATTCGGTAAGCTCGACATTCGCCAAGATGAAATCATCACCTTCGCAGGTGGCTTGATTGGATTCGATACGCACACTAAGTGGGCGATTTTGGCAGATGAATCCAACGAATCGGTCGGCTGGCTTCAGTCGATGGAAGACCCTGGCTTAGCGTTTGCGGTCGTCAGTCCGCGACGATACATCCCTTCCTATAAGGTCCGAATCAGCCCAGAACAGGCCAATTCGCTGAAGATCGACGCCGGTATGGAAACTTTCGTCCTGGTGATCGTTAGCCGCGAATCGAGCCTGGTGACCGTAAATCTGCGGGCTCCGCTCTTAATCAATCTTTCTTTGCAGGTAGGCCGTCAGGTCATAACGACCGACGAACAGCCGCTGCGGCATGTCATTGCGACTGAAACAATCCCACTTCGTCGCAGTGCTTGA
- the flgL gene encoding flagellar hook-associated protein FlgL — translation MTRIIPVPAGRTSDYLLSQRLTNQMSSDQLDLLRLQTQLSTGRRVLSLSDDAPAAIRGVTLQSLLEQKSQIQTNLITSQSYLSATDVALANVQTTLNDVKGLAVRLADTTFSDTELAAAGEQVERAIQQLLDLSNQQFRGRYLFSGSNTTTTPFQSLENGLIQYQGNTTGLQSFADIDLLFDTTVNGHDAFGAISQQVQGLSDLNPIVSGSTKLADLRGGKGIQKGSFQISDGLSPPVTIDITKANTLADVAKLIEANPPAGRTVTARISDNGLIVDIDDAGGGNLTIREVGGSRVAAQLGILKTEGNLTNPIVGADLNPRVTLTTKVENLLGTKSKTILEYPGSNNDILIKANANGESLNGTKIQLVDDNLLKAGTGIARGNEIVTKGEDLLRPQVTLNLDGADNDLLLTANSTDGSLDGAQIVFDASSDIGDTAVIGPTTLVDGVPTITVQIDDSDETSLQSLMNAFATDGRFAVGKATSTGEGFNPTSAVTTANDGQISTAYVTTQAVKARASLPLVGGGNDLTLIANQAGDLFNDVEIVIDASSDLGDAATATYTDDGTTRRLTIQIDDTNETTVQSIMNAIAADGTFSVTSDNGNGEAFNLTASVNIASAGTIGNTGNTGGEVDTYFVQVASGTTTANDLIRALNNNAKFSSEFTAEIDPKDTTADFLTASGTVSTSVIGETTGGSGTTFDKNSGIQIQNGDEITTLTFEDVETVEDLLNVFNGSGAGLVAEINANGNGINVRSNVSGGNFSIGENGGETATQLGLRSFTSGTLLSDLNFGKGVNGTDGTDLTITRNDGVELEIDLASAKTIGDVLNQINNHPKNLDSPNNVTARLAEFGNGIELIDDNPPGFGRLTVSQGVLSQAGTDLGLIPAGQTEATVSDSPDAQPATAVVKFTAPDDVNNAFKLTANHPGTSYNNVQIEIVNNAANGNEALVSYDAATQKLTIDVDPTLTSANTVIAAIKAEGTFNAELHSSDDVTNAGTGLITQTGVMASTNGGTPVADSAAATADISFASPNHLNSAFSVVAKYPGTRMNDVQVVFEDSLSGGVPSAAFNPATKTLTVQIEAGVTTANQVIAAIDQQGDFDAKLNFTNDLTNSGTGIIHAAGTVGTTAGGSAEVLQGRNTNPLETKGIFNSLLRLKDAIDTKNVQEVSRIAGLIEEDIQRLSFTRGELGARDQHVDVLKARGEDEILELKTNLSLEIDVDIVQAITEMTAKQASFQASLQTAGQLYQLTLLDFI, via the coding sequence ATGACACGAATCATCCCGGTACCAGCAGGTCGAACAAGCGACTACTTACTGTCGCAGCGTTTGACCAATCAGATGTCGTCCGACCAGCTCGACTTGTTGCGTCTGCAAACGCAATTGAGCACCGGTCGTCGTGTCCTTTCGTTAAGTGATGACGCGCCGGCCGCAATTCGTGGCGTGACTCTTCAGTCGCTGCTGGAACAGAAATCACAGATCCAAACGAACCTGATTACCAGTCAATCGTATCTTTCAGCCACCGATGTAGCGTTGGCAAACGTCCAGACGACTTTAAATGACGTCAAAGGTTTGGCCGTTCGTTTAGCGGATACAACATTTTCCGACACAGAACTTGCCGCCGCCGGAGAACAAGTTGAACGAGCCATCCAACAATTGCTGGACTTATCGAACCAGCAGTTCCGTGGCCGATATCTATTCTCAGGATCGAACACCACAACAACACCGTTTCAGTCACTTGAAAATGGTTTAATCCAATACCAAGGCAACACGACCGGACTGCAAAGTTTCGCCGATATCGACTTGCTGTTCGACACGACCGTCAATGGGCATGACGCGTTTGGAGCGATCAGTCAACAAGTTCAAGGGTTGAGTGACTTAAATCCGATCGTTAGTGGCTCGACAAAGCTGGCCGACCTCAGGGGAGGGAAGGGGATCCAGAAAGGAAGCTTCCAGATTTCGGACGGACTTTCCCCGCCGGTAACGATTGACATCACCAAAGCGAACACGCTTGCTGATGTCGCGAAATTAATTGAAGCGAACCCACCGGCAGGTCGTACCGTCACCGCGAGAATTAGCGATAACGGTTTGATCGTCGACATTGACGACGCCGGTGGTGGCAATCTAACGATTCGCGAAGTGGGTGGAAGCCGAGTTGCTGCTCAGCTTGGGATTCTGAAAACAGAAGGCAATCTGACCAATCCTATCGTCGGTGCCGATCTCAATCCGCGAGTGACGTTAACGACGAAAGTTGAGAACCTTCTTGGAACGAAGTCCAAAACGATTCTGGAGTACCCCGGCTCGAACAACGACATCCTGATCAAAGCAAATGCAAATGGCGAGTCGCTCAACGGGACCAAGATTCAACTTGTCGACGACAACTTATTGAAGGCCGGCACGGGGATCGCTCGTGGCAATGAAATTGTCACCAAAGGCGAAGACCTCTTGCGTCCTCAAGTGACGCTCAATCTTGACGGAGCGGATAACGATCTTCTGCTCACAGCCAACTCCACCGACGGCAGTCTCGATGGTGCTCAAATCGTTTTCGATGCATCGAGCGACATCGGAGACACCGCCGTTATTGGTCCCACGACTCTCGTTGATGGCGTTCCGACGATCACCGTTCAAATTGACGACAGTGATGAGACGTCGCTCCAGTCGTTAATGAATGCATTCGCGACAGATGGTCGCTTCGCTGTCGGCAAAGCGACTTCCACCGGCGAAGGGTTCAATCCAACTTCGGCCGTCACGACAGCGAACGACGGGCAAATATCGACGGCTTATGTCACCACCCAAGCTGTCAAAGCTCGTGCTTCGTTGCCATTGGTTGGTGGCGGCAACGACTTAACACTGATTGCCAATCAGGCTGGTGATCTGTTCAACGATGTCGAGATCGTCATCGACGCCTCGAGTGATCTCGGCGACGCGGCGACGGCAACGTATACCGACGATGGCACAACACGCCGTCTGACCATACAAATTGACGACACGAACGAAACGACTGTTCAGTCGATTATGAATGCCATCGCCGCAGATGGCACGTTTTCGGTGACAAGCGATAATGGCAACGGCGAAGCATTCAACTTGACCGCTTCAGTCAACATCGCCAGTGCAGGAACCATCGGCAACACAGGCAACACGGGCGGGGAAGTCGACACCTATTTCGTGCAAGTTGCCAGCGGAACAACGACTGCGAACGATCTGATTCGTGCCCTCAATAATAACGCGAAGTTTTCAAGCGAGTTTACTGCCGAGATCGATCCGAAAGACACTACCGCTGACTTTCTGACTGCCAGTGGAACGGTCAGCACCAGTGTCATCGGCGAAACGACAGGCGGGTCAGGAACAACGTTCGACAAGAACTCTGGCATTCAAATTCAAAACGGCGACGAAATCACGACTCTTACGTTCGAAGATGTCGAGACCGTTGAAGACCTGCTGAATGTCTTCAACGGTAGTGGAGCGGGGCTCGTTGCTGAAATCAACGCCAATGGCAATGGTATCAATGTTCGCTCCAACGTCAGCGGTGGCAATTTCTCAATCGGAGAAAACGGCGGCGAAACGGCCACTCAGTTAGGTTTACGAAGCTTCACGTCTGGAACGTTGCTTTCCGATTTGAATTTTGGCAAAGGGGTCAACGGTACCGACGGAACCGATCTGACCATTACCCGAAACGACGGTGTCGAACTAGAAATCGATTTGGCGAGCGCTAAGACCATTGGTGACGTGCTGAATCAGATTAACAATCATCCCAAGAACCTCGACAGTCCCAATAATGTGACGGCCCGACTTGCCGAGTTCGGCAATGGAATCGAACTGATCGACGACAATCCGCCTGGCTTCGGCCGTCTCACTGTTTCTCAGGGAGTGTTGAGCCAGGCAGGAACCGATCTGGGGCTTATCCCGGCTGGGCAGACCGAGGCGACCGTATCTGATTCACCAGATGCTCAACCAGCGACTGCAGTCGTCAAGTTTACCGCCCCAGACGATGTCAATAACGCTTTTAAGCTAACCGCAAATCATCCAGGCACCAGTTACAACAACGTCCAGATTGAAATAGTCAACAATGCCGCCAATGGCAATGAGGCCTTGGTTTCGTATGACGCGGCCACGCAGAAGCTAACGATCGATGTCGATCCGACGCTGACCTCCGCGAACACGGTAATCGCCGCCATCAAAGCGGAAGGAACATTCAATGCCGAGTTGCATTCCAGCGACGATGTAACGAACGCCGGCACCGGGCTCATTACGCAAACCGGCGTCATGGCATCGACCAACGGTGGAACCCCGGTCGCAGACTCGGCCGCCGCAACTGCCGATATTTCGTTTGCCTCACCGAATCACTTGAACTCCGCGTTCTCAGTGGTTGCGAAATATCCTGGAACACGCATGAACGACGTTCAAGTTGTGTTCGAGGATTCGCTTTCAGGTGGTGTTCCCAGTGCGGCTTTTAATCCGGCCACCAAAACACTGACAGTTCAGATTGAAGCCGGCGTTACCACTGCCAATCAGGTGATCGCTGCTATCGACCAGCAAGGCGATTTCGACGCCAAGCTCAATTTCACAAACGACCTGACGAATTCCGGAACGGGGATTATTCATGCGGCAGGAACCGTTGGCACAACCGCCGGAGGTTCCGCGGAAGTTCTCCAAGGTCGAAACACGAACCCACTCGAAACCAAAGGCATCTTCAACTCGCTGCTTCGTTTGAAAGACGCCATCGACACGAAAAACGTCCAAGAGGTTTCCCGTATCGCAGGACTGATCGAAGAAGACATCCAGCGGCTTAGTTTTACTCGAGGCGAACTGGGTGCCCGGGATCAACATGTTGACGTTCTCAAAGCACGCGGCGAAGACGAAATCTTGGAACTAAAGACCAATCTTTCGTTGGAAATCGATGTCGATATCGTACAGGCCATCACCGAGATGACCGCTAAACAGGCATCATTTCAAGCGTCGCTTCAAACGGCCGGCCAGCTGTACCAGTTGACGTTGTTAGACTTTATTTAG
- the flgN gene encoding flagellar export chaperone FlgN yields MPLDLENETATFLQELSDVQADLLTVLQRKREQMVANDLEAMQQTMNSEQELLDRLDQLRDSRQSLLADARGKGLPADSLHSLAKALDSNAGELSKKAHTAKDAMRHIQNETLTNFVLAQQTVLHLSQLLQIIATGGKIKPTYEAENASNQGGTLVDQDA; encoded by the coding sequence ATGCCTCTCGATCTCGAGAACGAGACCGCGACGTTTCTGCAGGAACTGTCCGACGTTCAAGCCGATTTGCTAACCGTCTTGCAGCGAAAGCGAGAGCAAATGGTCGCCAACGACTTGGAGGCCATGCAGCAAACGATGAACAGCGAACAAGAGCTACTGGATCGTCTTGATCAACTGCGTGACTCGCGGCAATCGCTACTCGCCGATGCAAGAGGCAAAGGATTGCCGGCCGACAGTTTGCACTCCTTGGCGAAAGCCCTGGATAGCAATGCTGGCGAGCTATCAAAGAAAGCACATACGGCTAAAGATGCAATGCGGCATATTCAAAACGAAACGCTCACAAACTTCGTGCTAGCCCAACAAACCGTGTTACATCTTTCGCAATTGCTACAAATCATTGCGACTGGCGGAAAGATTAAACCGACATATGAAGCGGAGAATGCCTCGAATCAGGGTGGGACCCTGGTAGATCAGGATGCTTAG
- the csrA gene encoding carbon storage regulator CsrA: protein MLVLSRHRDESIMIGDNIVITIVDIRGDKVRLGIAAPQDIPVHRQEVYEAIKRENMQASGMQPEDTAMMKKGRK from the coding sequence ATGCTGGTACTCTCGAGGCACCGTGACGAAAGCATCATGATCGGCGACAACATTGTCATCACGATTGTGGATATTCGTGGAGACAAAGTTCGTCTGGGGATTGCTGCCCCTCAAGACATCCCGGTTCATCGCCAGGAAGTCTACGAAGCCATCAAACGCGAAAACATGCAGGCCTCCGGTATGCAACCGGAAGATACGGCCATGATGAAAAAGGGACGCAAGTAA